From a single Bacillus marinisedimentorum genomic region:
- the glmM gene encoding phosphoglucosamine mutase — MGKYFGTDGVRGVANTELTPELAFKVGRYGGYVLTKHYEERPKVLIGRDTRISGHMLEGALVAGLLSIGAEVMRLGVISTPGVAYLTKALSAQAGVMISASHNPVGDNGIKFFGSDGFKLSDDQEEEIEELLDRHNDSLPRPIGKDLGQVNDYFEGGQKYLQYLKTTIEEEFDGIHVALDCAHGATYSLAPHLFADLEADISTIGTSPNGLNINDGVGSTHPGKLAELVKEKEADIGLAFDGDGDRLIAVDENGEIVDGDQIMFICASYMKEKGWLKQNTVVSTVMSNLGFYKGLEANGIESAQTKVGDRYVMEAMRKHDYNLGGEQSGHIIFLDHNTTGDGMLSAIQLVNIMKATGKPLSALAGEIEKYPQILKNVRVTDKHHVEDNAHVKEVINEVEKEMDGNGRILVRPSGTEPLVRIMAEAPTAEQCEAYVDRIVEVVENEMGID, encoded by the coding sequence ATGGGTAAATATTTTGGTACAGATGGTGTGCGCGGCGTAGCGAATACTGAATTGACGCCGGAGCTGGCCTTTAAAGTCGGAAGATACGGCGGCTATGTGTTGACGAAGCATTATGAAGAACGGCCAAAAGTCCTGATCGGCCGCGATACCCGCATCTCCGGCCATATGCTGGAAGGGGCACTGGTTGCAGGGCTGCTTTCCATTGGGGCGGAAGTGATGCGCCTCGGCGTGATTTCAACACCGGGTGTCGCTTATTTGACGAAAGCGCTGAGCGCACAGGCTGGCGTCATGATTTCGGCATCCCATAACCCGGTTGGGGATAACGGGATCAAGTTTTTCGGTTCAGACGGCTTCAAGCTGTCAGATGACCAGGAAGAGGAAATTGAGGAACTGCTTGACCGCCACAATGACAGTCTGCCGCGTCCGATTGGAAAGGACCTCGGTCAGGTCAATGACTATTTTGAAGGCGGCCAGAAATACCTTCAATACTTAAAGACGACAATTGAAGAAGAATTCGATGGCATCCATGTAGCGCTTGATTGTGCACATGGAGCAACTTACTCGCTTGCACCGCATCTATTTGCGGATCTTGAGGCGGATATCAGTACGATCGGCACATCTCCGAATGGCTTGAACATCAATGACGGGGTAGGTTCCACACATCCCGGGAAACTTGCTGAATTGGTAAAAGAAAAAGAAGCCGATATCGGCCTTGCTTTTGACGGGGATGGCGACCGCCTGATCGCTGTCGATGAAAACGGCGAGATTGTGGACGGGGACCAGATCATGTTCATATGTGCATCGTACATGAAAGAAAAAGGCTGGCTGAAACAAAATACGGTTGTATCCACTGTTATGAGCAACCTTGGTTTTTATAAAGGACTCGAAGCAAATGGGATCGAAAGCGCTCAGACAAAAGTAGGGGACCGTTATGTCATGGAAGCGATGCGCAAGCATGATTACAACCTGGGCGGCGAACAGTCCGGGCACATCATTTTCCTTGACCATAATACGACGGGTGACGGCATGCTGAGTGCGATTCAGCTGGTGAATATCATGAAGGCGACCGGCAAGCCGCTTTCGGCACTGGCAGGTGAAATCGAAAAATATCCGCAAATCTTGAAGAACGTAAGGGTGACGGATAAGCATCACGTTGAAGACAATGCCCATGTCAAGGAAGTCATCAACGAAGTGGAAAAAGAGATGGACGGGAACGGCCGCATTCTTGTACGCCCATCGGGTACAGAACCGCTTGTCCGCATCATGGCTGAAGCGCCAACAGCGGAACAATGCGAAGCGTATGTCGACCGTATCGTGGAAGTGGTTGAAAATGAAATGGGA
- a CDS encoding CdaR family protein → MDKLLNTPLFVKIISLLLAFMLYLAVNMDTPDSQQGQGAIPGTNENDETVLDVALDASYDESKYVVSGLPSSVTVSLTGPSSAITTTRLQRKYEVFVNLEGLKPGSHQVKIQHRNFSDKLAVSLEPSTATVTIQEKVSKIMQVDVDFINEKEMEDGYTVEQPIVSPNSVKVTGAKEAIEDIAIVKAIVDLKSVKETATVDAPVRVYDQAGEEVPVTVEPSVVEVKVPVSSPSAVVPFKINRKGDLPEGLSVNSFDVEPSEITIFAPNDVLEKIEYIDDVTIDLSEITKDTVMELDIPIPDGVKRIDPEKVKVTIDVEAKADKTFTSLPIEVVGLSSDLSASFTGETNTADLVIYGSESVLKDITAEDIEIYADLSGYSKGTHDVKLEVNGPQNITWSLDPETAEIQIQ, encoded by the coding sequence ATGGATAAGCTGTTGAATACGCCGCTTTTTGTGAAAATCATCTCGTTGCTTTTGGCGTTTATGCTTTATCTTGCGGTCAATATGGATACGCCGGATTCCCAGCAGGGACAGGGAGCAATCCCGGGGACGAATGAAAATGATGAGACGGTCCTTGATGTTGCACTTGATGCGTCTTACGATGAATCGAAATATGTGGTGAGCGGGCTCCCTTCAAGTGTGACGGTGTCTTTGACAGGGCCTTCAAGTGCGATTACAACGACCAGGCTCCAGCGTAAATATGAGGTTTTTGTCAACCTCGAAGGTCTTAAGCCGGGCAGCCACCAGGTGAAAATTCAGCACAGGAATTTTTCGGATAAGCTGGCTGTAAGCCTTGAGCCGTCGACGGCAACAGTGACGATTCAGGAAAAGGTTTCCAAAATCATGCAGGTTGACGTTGATTTCATTAATGAAAAAGAGATGGAAGACGGATATACGGTTGAACAGCCGATTGTGTCACCGAATAGTGTAAAGGTGACAGGTGCTAAAGAAGCAATTGAGGACATCGCTATCGTTAAAGCGATTGTTGATTTGAAAAGCGTGAAAGAAACAGCGACGGTCGATGCCCCGGTCAGGGTATACGATCAGGCGGGTGAGGAAGTGCCCGTTACAGTGGAGCCTTCTGTCGTTGAAGTGAAAGTGCCGGTTTCGAGCCCTTCGGCGGTCGTGCCTTTTAAGATCAATCGCAAAGGCGATCTGCCTGAAGGCTTGAGTGTCAATTCGTTTGATGTTGAGCCGAGTGAAATCACCATTTTCGCGCCAAATGACGTGCTTGAAAAAATCGAATACATTGATGATGTGACAATCGATTTATCGGAAATCACAAAAGATACAGTGATGGAGTTGGATATCCCCATTCCTGACGGCGTGAAACGGATTGATCCTGAAAAAGTAAAGGTGACGATCGATGTAGAGGCTAAAGCGGATAAAACATTCACCAGCCTCCCGATTGAAGTGGTCGGCCTTTCGAGCGACTTGAGTGCATCGTTCACAGGTGAAACGAACACAGCAGATCTTGTGATATACGGATCAGAAAGCGTTTTGAAGGACATCACTGCAGAAGATATCGAGATATATGCAGATTTAAGCGGATACTCAAAGGGCACTCACGATGTGAAGCTGGAAGTGAACGGCCCGCAAAATATAACGTGGTCACTGGATCCAGAAACAGCAGAAATACAAATTCAGTGA